In one window of Camelina sativa cultivar DH55 chromosome 15, Cs, whole genome shotgun sequence DNA:
- the LOC104748343 gene encoding LOW QUALITY PROTEIN: agamous-like MADS-box protein AGL75 (The sequence of the model RefSeq protein was modified relative to this genomic sequence to represent the inferred CDS: inserted 1 base in 1 codon) yields MRPSSSSSSSSYSLTSTSLSNRLLTIFRKAEQLSVLCEIDVCVIYYGPQGDLKTFPNEKEKVRNMAMRYSRLDESLRSKKRTHLSEFLEENPNKRMKTSPSPEKNVDVLKYPISDHYSPDQISQLIQSLELNLSTSQQRLRFLLESHEKHKLLDHHHHQSLASSSSQNHQTQSLNPSQKFSLFMYNHGDNNLSQIPVSASNLSQDFSALLEESHLKNQLMKQELSDCDQNICMSDITNNSFQHPCVSNTEAVQESVNNYGLNQLMQNQFYACDQNICMSDITNNSFQHPCVLETEHXSGVQESFGMNQLMQKEFYGYDQNMSSMGIINSSSFQHPCVSNTEAVQESVNNYGLNQLMQNQFYACDQNMSSIMGNSGLMQHEVYGYDQNL; encoded by the exons ATGCGaccctcttcgtcttcttcgtcttcttcttactcCCTAACTTCAACGAGTTTGAGCAATAGACTCCTAACCATATTTAGGAAAGCAGAACAACTCTCTGTCTTGTGTGAAATTGATGTGTGCGTTATCTACTACGGACCACAAGGAGACCTAAAAACGTTTCCAAACGAGAAAGAGAAGGTGAGAAACATGGCTATGAGGTACAGTCGGCTAGACGAATCATTGAGAAGCAAAAAACGCACACATCTTTCTGAGTTCCTTGAGGAGAATCCGAACAAGAGGATGAAGACGAGTCCGAGTCCGGAGAAGAATGTGGATGTATTGAAGTATCCAATCTCTGATCACTACTCTCCCGACCAAATCTCCCAATTGATTCAGTCCTTGGAACTCAATCTCTCTACGTCCCAACAAAGGCTTCGATTTCTTCTTGAGTCGCACGAGAAACACAAACTactcgatcatcatcatcatcagagttTAGCTTCATCATCCTCTCAGAATCATCAGACCCAATCTTTGAACCCTAGCCAGAAGTTCTCGCTCTTTATGTATAACCATGGAGATAATAATCTCTCTCAGATCCCAGTCTCTGCATCAAATCTCAGTCAGGATTTCTCAGCGCTACTTGAAGAATCTCACCTGAAGAATCAGTTAATGAAGCAGGAGCTCTCTGATTGTGATCAGAACATATGCATGAGTGACATCACCAACAACAGTTTTCAAC ATCCTTGCGTCTCAAACACAGAAGCAGTACAAGAATCTGTGAATAACTATGGGCTGAATCAGTTGATGCAGAATCAGTTTTATGCTTGTGATCAGAAC ATATGCATGAGTGACATCACCAACAACAGTTTTCAACATCCTTGCGTCTTAGAAACAGAAC ACTCAGGGGTACAAGAATCCTTTGGGATGAATCAGTTGATGCAGAAGGAGTTTTATGGCTATGATCAGAACATGTCTAGTATGGGTATCATCAATAGCAGCAGCTTTCAACATCCTTGCGTCTCAAACACAGAAGCAGTACAAGAATCTGTGAATAACTATGGGCTGAATCAGTTGATGCAGAATCAGTTTTATGCTTGTGATCAGAACATGTCTAGTATCATGGGTAACTCCGGGTTGATGCAGCATGAAGTTTATGGTTATGATCAGAATCTTTGA